In one Bacteroides intestinalis DSM 17393 genomic region, the following are encoded:
- a CDS encoding glycoside hydrolase family 38 N-terminal domain-containing protein — translation MKQSLMVCGAFLALTNGVVSAQTTATKTAKVYTVADAHLDTQWNWDVQTTIKEYVWNTLNQNLLLLKQYPNYIFNFEGGVKYAWMKEFYPREYELLKEYIKEGRWHISGSSWDANDALVPSTESFIRNIMLGQEYYRKEFGVESTDIFLPDCFGFGWTLPTIAAHCSLIGFSSQKLDWRVHPFFGKSKHPFTIGVWKGIDGSSIMLAHGYGYGKRWNDVDLSENKELMELAERTPLKTVYRYYGTGDIGGSPTIGSVRSVEKGVKGNGPLQIISATSDQLFKDYQPYKEHPELPMYDGELLMDVHGTGCYTSQAAMKLYNRQNELLGDAAERAAVGAEWLNLADYPGTFLTDAWKRFIYHQFHDDLTGTSIPRAYEFSWNDELISLSQFSDVLTSSVRGVASQLDTRVKGIPVVLYNPLGFSAKSVVEVEVSMPRAPKGVSVFDEAGKKVASQLLSYQNGKANLLIDAVVPPVGYAVYDVRTSGEKATELSAPVREGENYRVENSVYSMKLDANGDIISLLDKKNDKEIVKPGKAIRLALFTENKSYSWPAWEILKETIDKEPISITDKNAEVTLVENGPLRKTIRIKKQHDESVFCQYIRLYEGSQAPRIDFYNEIEWQSTNALLKAEFPLNVSNEKATYDLGIGSIQRGNNVPTAYEVYAHYWADLTDKNESYGVSILNDSKYGWDKPNDNTIRLTLLHTPETKRNYAYQNRQDFGFHSFTYSLIGHDGKLDKAETVQQGELLNQRLKAFQTDSHKGTLGKTFSFASSDNRNVLLKALKKAESSDEYVVRVYETEGKQEQKATLTFAGEITAACEADGTEKKIGNASFAGNTLQVSLKPYSVKTFKIKLKPSGSVAATLDSEYLALNYNRKCASWNEFRNEGNFESGYSYAAELLPESLTVNQIPFKLGEKDAANGMTCNGDTLQIPVGKGYNRIYFLAAATDADYEATFTTGKTQQKAFVPCYTGFIGQWGHTNHTEGYLKEAEIAYVGTHRHGATEDLPYEFTYMFKIGVDIPKGATTVILPANEKIVLFAATAVKETMEPVEVATQLFRTAVKGSVTIKEATVPKENILKEAHVMGWSGYTREGEHPRLMVDGNSETKWCDTSILPNYVDFDLGENKTISGWKLLNAGQESQSWITSDCFLQVKNAVNEEWKTVDGIFGNSSNEVSRNLSQPIEARYVRLLVTRPTQSKNGNAVRIYEFNVY, via the coding sequence TTGAAACAATCTCTTATGGTATGTGGTGCTTTTCTGGCACTGACAAACGGAGTCGTTTCAGCCCAGACTACTGCTACGAAAACGGCAAAAGTATATACTGTGGCTGATGCTCATCTGGATACCCAATGGAATTGGGATGTGCAAACCACCATTAAAGAATATGTGTGGAACACATTAAACCAGAACCTGCTTCTACTGAAGCAATATCCCAATTATATTTTTAATTTTGAAGGAGGTGTAAAGTATGCCTGGATGAAGGAATTTTATCCCCGGGAATACGAATTGTTGAAGGAGTACATCAAAGAAGGACGTTGGCACATTTCCGGTAGTAGCTGGGATGCCAATGATGCTTTAGTTCCTTCCACCGAATCCTTCATCCGTAACATTATGTTGGGTCAGGAATACTACCGGAAGGAATTCGGGGTGGAGAGTACCGATATTTTTCTTCCCGACTGTTTCGGTTTCGGCTGGACTTTACCCACTATTGCCGCTCATTGTAGTCTGATAGGTTTCTCCTCTCAAAAGCTGGACTGGCGTGTACATCCTTTCTTTGGAAAGAGTAAACATCCTTTCACCATTGGAGTGTGGAAAGGAATAGATGGTTCTTCTATCATGCTGGCTCATGGTTACGGCTATGGTAAAAGATGGAATGATGTAGATTTATCTGAAAATAAAGAGCTGATGGAATTAGCGGAGCGTACCCCTTTGAAAACTGTTTACCGTTATTATGGAACAGGTGACATCGGTGGTTCACCTACTATTGGTTCCGTACGTTCCGTAGAGAAAGGCGTGAAGGGTAATGGTCCATTGCAAATTATAAGTGCTACGAGCGACCAGTTGTTCAAGGATTATCAGCCTTACAAAGAACATCCTGAACTTCCTATGTACGATGGTGAACTATTGATGGACGTACATGGTACCGGATGTTATACTTCGCAAGCGGCTATGAAACTCTATAACCGCCAGAACGAACTTCTGGGTGATGCAGCCGAACGTGCGGCAGTAGGTGCCGAGTGGCTGAATCTTGCAGATTATCCCGGTACTTTCCTGACTGATGCGTGGAAACGCTTTATATATCATCAGTTCCATGACGACCTGACGGGAACCAGTATTCCCCGTGCCTATGAATTCTCATGGAATGATGAATTAATTTCTCTTTCTCAATTCTCAGATGTGCTGACATCCTCAGTACGCGGCGTTGCCAGCCAACTGGATACCCGCGTAAAAGGTATTCCTGTAGTACTTTATAATCCGTTGGGCTTCTCTGCAAAGAGTGTGGTGGAAGTGGAAGTCAGTATGCCGCGCGCTCCCAAAGGCGTATCTGTTTTTGATGAGGCGGGAAAGAAAGTGGCTTCTCAATTGCTTTCTTATCAAAACGGGAAAGCAAATCTGCTGATTGATGCTGTGGTACCTCCGGTAGGTTATGCTGTATATGATGTCCGTACTTCCGGTGAAAAGGCTACAGAGCTCTCTGCACCGGTCCGTGAAGGCGAAAACTACCGGGTAGAAAACTCCGTATACAGTATGAAGCTGGATGCTAACGGAGATATCATTTCTTTGCTGGACAAGAAAAACGATAAAGAGATTGTGAAGCCCGGAAAGGCTATCCGTCTGGCTCTCTTTACGGAGAACAAATCTTATAGCTGGCCGGCTTGGGAGATTCTGAAAGAAACCATAGATAAAGAACCTATTTCCATTACGGATAAGAATGCTGAGGTTACACTGGTGGAAAACGGTCCGCTACGTAAAACAATCCGTATCAAGAAGCAGCATGATGAATCAGTTTTCTGCCAATACATCCGGCTTTATGAAGGAAGTCAGGCACCTCGTATCGATTTCTATAACGAAATAGAATGGCAGAGTACCAACGCCCTGCTGAAAGCAGAGTTTCCTCTGAACGTTTCTAATGAGAAGGCGACCTATGATTTGGGTATCGGCAGCATACAGAGAGGCAATAATGTCCCTACAGCCTATGAAGTATATGCACATTATTGGGCCGATCTGACCGACAAGAATGAAAGTTATGGAGTTTCTATATTGAATGACAGCAAATACGGATGGGATAAGCCCAATGACAATACGATTCGTCTCACGCTATTGCACACACCGGAAACAAAGCGAAACTATGCTTATCAGAATCGTCAGGATTTTGGTTTCCATAGCTTTACTTATAGCTTGATAGGTCATGACGGTAAGCTGGATAAAGCGGAAACCGTTCAGCAAGGAGAATTGTTGAATCAGCGTCTGAAGGCTTTCCAGACTGATAGTCATAAAGGTACATTAGGCAAAACTTTCTCTTTCGCTTCATCTGATAATCGGAATGTACTGCTTAAAGCATTGAAGAAAGCTGAAAGTTCTGATGAATATGTGGTACGTGTGTACGAAACTGAGGGTAAGCAGGAACAGAAAGCTACTCTGACTTTTGCCGGAGAGATAACCGCTGCTTGTGAAGCAGACGGAACGGAGAAGAAGATCGGTAATGCTTCATTCGCAGGAAACACCTTGCAGGTTTCTTTAAAACCCTATTCTGTCAAGACATTCAAGATCAAGTTGAAACCTTCCGGGTCAGTGGCTGCCACATTGGATTCAGAATATCTCGCGTTGAATTATAACCGTAAATGTGCTTCATGGAACGAATTCCGTAATGAAGGAAATTTTGAATCCGGCTATTCCTATGCAGCCGAACTGCTTCCTGAATCATTGACTGTGAATCAGATTCCTTTCAAGCTGGGTGAGAAAGATGCTGCCAACGGTATGACTTGTAACGGAGATACCCTGCAAATTCCTGTAGGCAAAGGATATAACCGTATTTATTTCCTTGCAGCTGCCACCGATGCGGATTATGAAGCTACCTTTACCACCGGTAAAACACAGCAGAAAGCCTTTGTCCCTTGTTATACCGGATTTATCGGTCAATGGGGACATACGAATCATACAGAAGGGTATTTGAAAGAAGCTGAAATAGCCTATGTAGGTACTCACCGCCATGGAGCTACCGAAGATCTTCCTTATGAATTTACCTATATGTTTAAGATAGGGGTAGATATTCCTAAGGGTGCCACTACAGTTATATTGCCTGCAAACGAAAAGATCGTTCTTTTTGCCGCTACTGCTGTAAAAGAAACAATGGAACCAGTGGAAGTAGCTACCCAATTATTCAGGACTGCCGTGAAAGGTTCAGTTACCATCAAGGAAGCTACCGTTCCCAAGGAGAACATCTTGAAAGAAGCCCATGTGATGGGTTGGTCAGGATATACGCGTGAAGGTGAACACCCCCGTCTGATGGTGGATGGAAATAGCGAAACAAAGTGGTGTGATACCAGTATATTACCCAACTACGTGGATTTCGACCTGGGTGAAAACAAGACTATCAGCGGCTGGAAATTACTCAATGCCGGACAAGAAAGCCAATCCTGGATTACAAGTGACTGCTTCCTACAGGTGAAAAATGCTGTTAACGAAGAATGGAAGACGGTAGACGGAATATTTGGTAACTCAAGTAACGAAGTATCCAGAAATCTTTCGCAGCCGATAGAAGCGCGTTATGTTCGTCTCTTGGTAACTAGACCGACACAAAGCAAAAATGGAAATGCAGTGCGTATCTATGAATTTAATGTGTATTAA
- a CDS encoding glutaminase domain-containing protein: MKSLFTTMLAIGLFCQSQAADLFTPVQKTELRAPSVPLITSDPYLSIWSPYDKLNEGSTEHWTGTEHPLIGAVRVDGKVYRFMGKQTLEAILPMVEDEIWEGNYTFQQPAGNWTDIEYNANGWKAGKAAFGSSDRSMIGTPWKSEPDIWVRREFNLNEDLSNRPVYLKYSHDDVFELYLNGERLVATDYCWRDNVLLELTAETKKKLRKGKNVIAAHCHNTTGGAYVDFGLFVPNNQTTAFENLAIQKSVSVLPTQTYYTFACGPVELNVVFTAPLMLDDLDLISTPVNYISYQVRSIDKKQHDVQVYIETTPQLAVNKPIQPTIAKVIRRNGLSYIQAGTIDQPVTAHKGDLICIDWGYAYIAGNMNATTAVSLGDYNEMKSTFASSGKLLPSKGEIVTRQAKLMPAMAYTDNLGMVSATGKSGFMMVGYDDIYSIEYMYQRRMAYWKHDGKVSIFDAFERAKENYESIMHRCRAYDAMILNDAEQAGGRKYAELCALAYRQVIAAHKLFKDEKGNLLFFSKENNSNGCVNTVDLTYPSAPLFLIYNPDLQKAMMTSIFEYSASGRWNKPFPAHDLGTYPIANGQVYGGDMPLEEGGNMVILTAAIAKAEGNANYAKRYWDLLTIWTDYLAEYGQNPENQLCTDDFAGHWAHNTNLSVKAIMGVAAYSEMARMLGMNDVAARYATTAKKMAVKWEEMAREGDHYRLAFDRENTWSQKYNMVWDKMWNLNLFPGVAEKEIKYYLTKQNAYGLPLDNRKTYSKSDWIMWTAAMASDQATFEKFIDPIYKYANETISRVPMNDWHYTDTGTWVGFKARSVIGGYWIKVLMDKMQEK, encoded by the coding sequence ATGAAAAGTCTATTTACAACGATGTTGGCAATCGGACTGTTCTGCCAATCACAAGCAGCCGACTTGTTCACACCTGTACAGAAAACGGAACTTCGTGCACCATCTGTGCCACTGATTACTTCCGATCCATACCTTTCCATCTGGTCACCCTACGACAAACTGAATGAAGGAAGTACCGAACACTGGACCGGAACCGAACATCCGCTTATCGGAGCTGTCCGTGTAGACGGAAAAGTATATCGTTTCATGGGAAAACAAACGTTGGAGGCTATACTCCCAATGGTTGAAGATGAAATATGGGAAGGTAACTACACCTTCCAACAACCCGCCGGAAACTGGACAGACATCGAATACAATGCCAACGGTTGGAAAGCCGGAAAAGCAGCTTTCGGAAGTTCAGACAGATCTATGATCGGAACCCCTTGGAAAAGTGAACCGGACATTTGGGTACGTCGTGAATTCAACCTGAACGAAGATCTGAGCAACCGTCCGGTCTACCTGAAATACTCGCATGATGATGTCTTTGAACTCTATCTGAATGGCGAACGCCTGGTAGCAACAGATTATTGCTGGAGAGACAACGTACTCTTGGAATTGACTGCTGAAACCAAAAAGAAGCTTCGCAAAGGCAAAAATGTAATTGCCGCCCACTGTCACAATACAACCGGAGGCGCCTATGTAGATTTCGGGTTATTCGTGCCTAACAACCAAACGACTGCCTTTGAAAATCTTGCCATACAGAAATCTGTTTCCGTGTTGCCCACGCAGACTTATTATACATTCGCTTGCGGACCGGTAGAACTGAATGTCGTGTTTACAGCCCCCTTGATGCTGGACGATCTGGATCTCATCTCTACTCCGGTCAACTACATCTCTTATCAGGTGCGCTCCATCGACAAAAAACAGCATGATGTACAGGTATATATAGAAACCACTCCACAACTGGCAGTAAACAAACCCATACAACCTACAATTGCTAAAGTGATCCGCCGCAATGGTTTGAGTTATATACAGGCCGGAACGATCGACCAACCCGTCACAGCCCACAAAGGCGACCTGATTTGTATAGACTGGGGGTATGCTTATATTGCAGGCAATATGAATGCAACCACAGCAGTCAGCTTGGGCGATTACAATGAAATGAAATCGACATTTGCCTCAAGCGGAAAGTTACTTCCCAGCAAAGGGGAGATCGTCACACGTCAGGCAAAACTGATGCCTGCCATGGCATACACCGACAACTTGGGAATGGTATCTGCAACCGGAAAGTCCGGATTCATGATGGTAGGTTACGACGACATTTATTCCATCGAATACATGTACCAGCGTCGTATGGCTTACTGGAAACACGATGGTAAAGTAAGTATCTTCGATGCATTCGAACGTGCCAAAGAAAATTATGAAAGCATCATGCATCGTTGCCGTGCCTACGATGCCATGATTCTGAATGATGCCGAACAGGCTGGCGGTCGCAAATATGCCGAACTCTGCGCATTAGCTTACCGTCAGGTGATTGCCGCCCATAAGCTGTTTAAAGATGAAAAAGGCAATTTGCTGTTCTTCTCTAAAGAAAACAATAGCAACGGATGTGTCAATACGGTTGACCTGACTTATCCTTCCGCCCCCTTGTTCCTGATATATAATCCCGACCTCCAAAAAGCAATGATGACCAGTATCTTCGAATACAGTGCAAGCGGACGCTGGAATAAGCCGTTCCCTGCTCACGACCTGGGCACCTATCCCATAGCCAACGGTCAGGTGTACGGCGGTGATATGCCACTTGAGGAAGGGGGTAATATGGTAATTCTGACAGCAGCCATTGCCAAAGCAGAAGGCAATGCCAATTATGCCAAACGGTACTGGGATCTATTGACTATCTGGACCGACTATCTTGCAGAATACGGGCAGAATCCTGAGAACCAATTATGTACGGATGACTTTGCCGGACACTGGGCACACAATACCAACCTGTCCGTAAAAGCAATCATGGGCGTTGCCGCTTATAGCGAAATGGCACGTATGCTTGGCATGAATGATGTTGCTGCCCGATACGCAACAACTGCAAAAAAGATGGCCGTAAAATGGGAAGAAATGGCACGTGAAGGTGACCACTACCGTCTGGCTTTCGACCGTGAAAACACTTGGAGCCAGAAGTATAATATGGTATGGGACAAGATGTGGAATTTGAACCTATTCCCCGGTGTTGCTGAAAAGGAAATCAAATATTACCTGACCAAACAGAATGCTTACGGTCTGCCGCTGGATAACCGCAAGACTTACAGCAAGTCCGATTGGATTATGTGGACAGCCGCCATGGCTTCCGACCAGGCTACATTTGAAAAGTTCATTGATCCCATTTACAAATATGCCAATGAAACAATCTCCCGTGTACCAATGAACGACTGGCACTATACCGATACAGGTACCTGGGTTGGTTTTAAGGCTCGTTCTGTAATCGGAGGTTACTGGATAAAAGTACTGATGGACAAAATGCAGGAGAAATAA